From one Lotus japonicus ecotype B-129 chromosome 3, LjGifu_v1.2 genomic stretch:
- the LOC130744794 gene encoding uncharacterized protein LOC130744794 produces MMLNENHQPFEEAWRRVYREHEEFHLWMGNQRGCWKLNVDGSFQDEGDCIGGGGIVQDNSELWICAFTFRKEGDNAFMAEAHALQDGLELVWNKGFRKVVCETDCVEVLQALDDLDSIRFTLVLGEIRG; encoded by the coding sequence ATGATGCTCAACGAGAATCACCAGCCGTTTGAGGAAGCGTGGCGGAGGGTGTATCGAGAGCATGAGGAGTTCCATCTCTGGATGGGGAACCAGCGGGGGTGCTGGAAACTGAACGTGGATGGTAGTTTTCAGGACGAGGGAGATTGTATTGGGGGAGGAGGCATAGTGCAGGATAATTCTGAGCTCTGGATTTGTGCCTTCACTTTTAGGAAGGAGGGGGACAATGCTTTCATGGCGGAGGCTCATGCTCTCCAGGATGGTCTTGAGCTAGTTTGGAATAAGGGGTTCAGGAAGGTGGTTTGCGAGACAGATTGTGTGGAGGTTCTTCAGGCCTTGGATGATCTGGATAGCATAAGGTTCACTCTAGTGTTGGGTGAAATCCGTGGCTAG
- the LOC130744795 gene encoding uncharacterized protein LOC130744795, protein MGRTRRWSSWNVRGLCSVEKRREVKEVLKKAKVELIMLQETKLGDNRYRTGELFAKSLKLCHAEVNASGSAGGLLSCWDSNIFNVVDVILDQRFILLIANVSFLSSTVVIGNVYSPNSVAERRDTFCKLSDEINRHGYGCFLGGDFNSTLNPGERRGGADETDINFWDFTMGLNLVDLPLANAEFSWFSSRNGGIWSRINRWLISKDILRELEGFNQSAECWGLSDHRAITLEMGAVDFGPKPFRFYNYWMLEDDFNDLVRSWWNSPLIAGWAGASLHERLKSMKNEIKKWKGSKGSGLSERISILEGELQVIMEQMLNDGVSPSLRQKRMKVLNDLWQAFRLEESRWRQKSRTMHCELGWCWVLKPIFPV, encoded by the coding sequence ATGGGTCGCACGAGAAGATGGAGCTCCTGGAATGTTAGGGGGCTTTGCAGCGTAGAAAAGAGAAGGGAGGTGAAGGAAGTATTGAAGAAAGCAAAGGTAGAACTAATAATGTTGCAGGAAACCAAGTTGGGTGATAATAGATATAGAACGGGTGAGCTCTTTGCTAAATCTCTTAAGCTCTGCCATGCTGAGGTTAATGCATCCGGATCAGCTGGTGGATTATTATCTTGTTGGGATTCCAATATTTTCAATGTGGTGGATGTAATTCTTGATCAGAGGTTCATTCTGTTGATAGCTAATGTCTCTTTCTTGTCCTCTACTGTTGTGATTGGTAATGTTTATTCCCCCAATTCTGTGGCAGAACGCAGAGACACTTTTTGTAAGCTCTCTGATGAAATTAACAGACATGGTTACGGATGCTTTCTGGGTGGTGATTTTAACAGCACCCTCAACCCTGGTGAAAGAAGAGGTGGCGCTGATGAAACTGACATTAATTTCTGGGATTTTACTATGGGTCTAAATCTAGTAGATTTACCTCTAGCCAATGCAGAGTTTTCTTGGTTTAGCTCACGTAATGGTGGAATCTGGAGTCGTATTAATCGCTGGTTAATTAGTAAGGACATACTGCGAGAACTAGAAGGTTTTAATCAATCTGCAGAATGTTGGGGTTTGTCCGATCATAGAGCTATAACCCTGGAGATGGGGGCAGTTGATTTTGGCCCCAAACCTTTTAGGTTTTACAATTACTGGATGCTGGAAGATGATTTTAATGATCTTGTGAGATCATGGTGGAATTCACCCTTAATAGCGGGGTGGGCTGGAGCATCATTACACGAGAGGCTGAAATCTATGAAGAATGAGATCAAGAAGTGGAAGGGGAGCAAGGGGTCAGGATTATCAGAGAGGATCTCCATCCTGGAAGGAGAGCTCCAAGTCATTATGGAGCAGATGTTGAATGATGGGGTTTCCCCTTCTCTGCGTCAGAAAAGGATGAAAGTTTTGAACGATCTATGGCAAGCCTTCAGACTGGAGGAGAGCAGATGGAGACAGAAATCTCGCACTATGCATTGTGAGCTAGGCTGGTGTTGGGTGTTGAAACCGATTTTTCCTGTTTAA
- the LOC130746256 gene encoding pentatricopeptide repeat-containing protein At4g19890 — protein MSSSVISRTHGFPRTVFLLSRNSPRHCSSSTQPTSLSPSSSSSSSPLPPPQSTVDRVCALVCDSFHQHTHMRVSPPRLHLSIDPDSLTHEQAVTTVASLAGNAGSMVALSFFHWAIGYSRFRHFMRLYIVCATSLIGNGNLQEAHEVMQCMVRSFAEIGRLKEAVEMVFEMHNQGMVPNTQTLNLVMKIACEMGLVDYAQYLFEEMSARGVHPDSASYRVMVVAYCKMGNVLEADKWLSVMLDRGFLVDNASFTLIISEFCEKGFATRALRYFHKFSDMGLKPNLINFTSMIEGLCKRGSIKQAFEMLEEMVCQGWKPNVYTHTALIDGLCKKGWTEKAFRLFLKLVRSENNKPNVLTYTAMINGYCRNDKLNRAEMLLGRMKEQGLIPNTNTYTTLIDGHCKAGNFERAFDLMNLMSREGFSPNICTYNAIVDGLCKKGRVQEAYKMLKDGFHNGLEADKVTYNILISEHCKQADIKQALALFSKMAKSGIQPDIHSYTTLIAVFCREKRMSESEMFFEEAVRFGFIPTKRTYTSMICGYCREGNLTMAIKFFHRMSDHGCVPDSIAYGTLISGLCKQSKLDEARGLYDSMIEKGLIPCEVTRITLAYEYCKIDDCCSAMVILDRLEKKLWIRTATTLVRKLCSERKVGMAALFFHKLLDMDFHVNRVTLAAFMTACYESNKYALVSDLSARIYKDNRLAINVTNNSE, from the coding sequence ATGTCATCATCTGTGATTTCCAGAACTCATGGCTTTCCACGCACTGTGTTCTTGCTTAGCAGAAACTCACCACGCCATTGCTCTTCTTCAACACAACCCACCTCGTTATCAccgtcatcatcttcttcttcttctcctctgccTCCTCCTCAGTCCACGGTAGATAGGGTATGCGCATTGGTATGTGATTCGTTTCATCAGCATACCCACATGAGAGTGTCACCTCCAAGGCTCCACCTTAGCATTGACCCCGATTCCTTGACCCACGAGCAGGCCGTTACCACTGTGGCTTCACTTGCTGGCAATGCTGGTTCAATGGTGGCTCTGAGTTTCTTCCATTGGGCAATTGGGTACTCCAGGTTTCGGCATTTTATGCGTCTGTATATAGTGTGTGCAACGTCCCTTATTGGGAATGGAAATTTACAGGAAGCGCATGAAGTGATGCAGTGTATGGTGAGGAGTTTTGCTGAGATTGGGAGGTTGAAAGAGGCAGTGGAAATGGTTTTTGAAATGCACAACCAGGGTATGGTTCCGAATACTCAGACATTGAATCTGGTCATGAAGATTGCATGTGAAATGGGGTTGGTTGATTATGCACAGTACCTGTTCGAGGAAATGTCTGCGAGGGGGGTTCACCCGGATTCTGCTAGCTACAGGGTGATGGTTGTTGCGTATTGTAAAATGGGCAATGTTTTGGAGGCAGATAAATGGTTGAGTGTTATGCTTGACAGGGGGTTTTTGGTTGACAATGCATCATTTACATTGATAATCAGTGAATTCTGCGAAAAGGGTTTCGCAACCAGAGCATTGCGGTATTTCCATAAGTTTAGTGATATGGGTTTGAAACCGAATTTGATTAATTTTACCTCTATGATTGAAGGTTTGTGCAAAAGGGGCAGCATCAAGCAAGCGTTTGAAATGTTGGAGGAGATGGTTTGTCAAGGTTGGAAACCTAATGTTTATACACACACGGCATTAATTGATGGTCTTTGCAAGAAAGGATGGACTGAGAAAGCATTCAGACTGTTTCTTAAGCTTGTTCGAAGTGAAAATAACAAGCCAAATGTCCTTACGTATACTGCCATGATAAATGGATATTGCAGAAATGACAAACTGAACCGTGCAGAAATGCTTCTGGGTAGAATGAAAGAGCAGGGATTAATCCCAAACACCAACACTTACACAACTCTCATTGATGGGCACTGTAAAGCAGGGAATTTTGAAAGAGCATTTGATTTGATGAATCTAATGAGTAGAGAAGGTTTCAGTCCAAATATCTGTACATATAATGCCATTGTTGATGGCCTTTGTAAAAAGGGAAGGGTACAAGAGGCTTATAAAATGCTTAAGGATGGTTTTCATAATGGGTTAGAAGCTGATAAAGTCACCTATAATATTCTCATATCTGAACATTGCAAACAGGCAGATATTAAGCAAGCATTGGCGTTATTCAGTAAGATGGCCAAGAGTGGTATTCAACCTGACATTCATTCATACACCACACTGATTGCAGTCTTCTGTAGGGAAAAAAGAATGTCAGAAAGTGAGATGTTTTTTGAGGAAGCTGTAAGATTCGGATTTATCCCTACAAAAAGAACATATACGTCTATGATATGTGGTTATTGCCGAGAAGGAAATCTAACCATGGCTATTAAGTTTTTCCATAGGATGAGTGACCATGGTTGTGTTCCCGATTCAATTGCATATGGTACTCTTATAAGTGGGCTTTGCAAACAGTCAAAGTTGGATGAGGCCCGTGGGTTGTATGATTCCATGATAGAAAAGGGACTTATCCCGTGTGAAGTTACTCGGATAACTTTGGCTTATGAATATTGTAAGATAGATGATTGTTGCTCTGCTATGGTTATTCTTGATAGGCTGGAAAAGAAACTCTGGATCCGTACAGCTACTACCCTCGTCAGGAAGCTTTGTAGTGAAAGGAAAGTAGGCATGGCAGCACTGTTCTTTCACAAGTTGCTGGACATGGACTTCCACGTCAATCGTGTAACATTAGCAGCATTCATGACCGCATGCTATGAAAGCAATAAGTATGCTCTTGTTTCTGATTTATCTGCAAGGATATACAAGGATAACCGTTTAGCAATAAATGTCACAAATAACAGTGAATAG